The Paenibacillus sp. FSL R7-0345 DNA segment CATATCATTCATATCCCCCTATTATCCGTACTTCTTCTCGCCGCGGAACTGGACGATCGTAATACCAAGCACCAGCAGGAACAGCACAATAGCCATGGCGCTGGCATATCCGTAATCAAGTGAACGGAACGCCGTGTTGTAGATTTGATAGACCATTACTCTAGTTGAGTCGTTCAGCTGATTGTCGGCACCGGCAAACAGGTTGATGAAGATATCGTAGACCTTAAACGAATTAATGACGAGAATCATCAGAACAAAGAACGTCGTTGGTGCCAGCTGCGGAACGGTCACATTGCGGAACCTTCTCCAGGCGCCTGCGCCGTCGAGCTCAGCAGCTTCATATAATTCCGGGTTGATCCCCTGGAGGCCTGCGAGGTAAATGACCATGTAGTAACCCATGTTTTTCCAGACCGTAAACAGGATGACCGTGAACATCGCCCATTGCTTATCCGCCGCCCAGCGGGGAAGATCCTCAATCGGTACGCCGGAGATCAGATGCAGGATGTTGTTCACAGGACCCATAGTCGGGCTGAAAATAAAGTTCCACACTGCCGCTACCGCTACAAGCGAAGCAACATAGGGGAAGAAGAAGACGGTCCGCATAAAGTTACGGGCAATAATCTTCTGGTTCAACAGGATAGCCAGCGCAAGGGCAACAGCCATCGTGAACGGTACAACGCCGATTGTATAGACAATCGTGTTCCACAATGCTTTATGGAAAGTGGTATCCTTGATCAGCCGGGCAAAGTTATCGAAGCCGATGAATTCCATCGGATTGGCCCCGTCCCATTTCACAAATGCCAGGACAAAAGCAAAGAACATAGGGACAAGCGTAAAGATGGCAAAGCCGATAAAGTTCGGCGCAATAAAGCTGTATGCTACCAGATGATCCCGGACGCCCTTGGACAGTATCCTCTTGGGGGCTTTCTTTGGTCTAAGTACGGTTTCATTTTGCATTTGTTCTCCTCCAAACCTTCTACCTTCTATGCAAAGGGCGGGCCTGGCCCGCCCCCTGAGAATCACTGATATTTCCAGTCCTAGTTATTCAAAAGCGACTGCACACGGGTGTTCATGTCCTTCAGGCCTTCGTCAATCGTAGCGTTTTTGGTCATGATATTGTCATGCGCTTCGTTCAGGATAACTTCGATGTCGGCACTCTTTTCATGCATAGGCATTTCCAGGTAAGTCTGCACAGTAGTCAGGGCTGCTTTGCTGTTCTCGTCAGATGGGAAGCCGTCGATGGAAGTGATCGAGCTGATAACCTCATCATTTTTAATCGCCGGAATCGTACCTGTGGAAGCAATGACAGAAGCGCCGTCTTCACCGGTCACGAATTTCATGAAATCAAGGGCAGCTTCCTTGTGCTCGGACTTCTGGTTAACAGCCAGGGAAGTAATCGTTCCCAGTGTAGTTCCTGCTTCAACACCGTCCGGATGCGGATATTTCACGATACCCCAGTTGGTTGCCTGGGACTCGCCGCTTTTTACCTTTTCGATCTGGGTGGCAATGAACCAGCTGCCCATGTTCATCATGGCAACGGAGTTGTTGTAGAATACACCGGAATAGTGCGTGCTGGAAGTCTTCAATGTTGCATAATCCATCACGATGCCGTCTTCCTGCTCTTTGAGGATGCGCTCATAGGTAGGCTTGAGGAAGTCGTAGTTTCCGTCCACCACTGTGTTTTTGCCGTCCAGGATGCCGAACAGCTGCACCGCACTGCGCCATGTATGGTAGTGTGCACCGTATACTTTTTCAGCACCGCTGCCGGAGGTCATTTTTCTGGCCAGCTCATCATATTGGTCGAAGGTCATATCGTTGCTTGGATATTCAACCCCCGCTTTGTCGAACAGGTCTTTGTTGTAGTACACGATCCAGAAGTCACTGCGGAAAGGAAGGGCATACACTTCATCGTTCACTTCGATCTGCTCTACAGTACCGCCATACAGCGCAGGATCAATGCTGTTTGAACTCATGAACCCTTTTAACGGCTCAAGATGGTTCTGCTTCACCAGGTTGGAATAGCCCGGAATGTCCTTAATGGTCAGGATATCGAGATCGGCACCGCCGGACAGCTGTGTACTCAGCATGGTCATGTAGTCGGTAGAACCAAGGTCAACGTACTCGATTGTCACGTTCGGATGCTCTTTCTGGTAAGCCTCAATCAGCGGTTTATAGTAAGCGGTTGCTTCCCAGTCCCACAGCGCCCATTTTAAAGTAACAGGCTCTTGGCTCGGTTCAGAGGAAGCGCTTGCATTGGTGCCGGCAGGAGCGTTGGTTGCAGCGGCATTGTTCTGGGCGTTATTGTTGTTGCCGGAGCAGCCCGCCAAGAGGCCCATGGAGAGCACTGCAGTGAAGGTCATACCATACAATCTTTTGTAATTCATTGAATTTTCCCCTTTTCTACTCGTTTTGTTGACCAGTGATCATCTTCTGAAGCTATTTCACATTCTACCGGGTTACAGCCGGAGATGGGATGTATTTTCCTGCGCAGATCATTCACTTTTATGTTCTGTTTACGCTTTCATCAGCCAAGACCTGTAATTTTCTATTCAAAACCTGTAAAAATCCCGGTTCCTGCCTCCCCCTCTATTTTGAAATACCGGAATATGCTATGGTGGGTATAACGCTTTTCACACGCTGCATCCGGATCTTGTAAACGCTTCAATACATTTTTTATGTACCAAAGGGGAGAATCACCACGATAAGAAGATCTACTATTAAAAGCCGCATCATCCTGATCATGATTGTGTTTGCACTGCTGATCGCGACCATGCTGTCCTTTTTCAGCTACGAGCTCATTTCCTATTATCAGCGCAAAACGACAATCCAGGCAACCGAGTTCAATCTGCAGCTTGTCTCCCATATTATAGAACAAGACCTGCTTAATCTGTCCGTTCTGGCGATGACCAACAGCACTAATTCTACTACTAATACGCTGCTGGCGGACTATTTCGAATCACCTGATGCAAAAGCCCGGGATGCGCTGGATGTATTCAGCTCGATGCAGGAGGATTTCCAGATCAACCGCTCCTATAATTATGTCCGCCGGCTGATCGTAACCGACAATAAAGGAAAGTTTCTGCAGCTCGACAACTCGGTCAGTATATCCACTCCGCTTACGATTCACAATATCGGCCAGATTACCGGACTGAACAACGAGGCTACAGAGGAATTTGACCAGGTGATCAAGGACCCGCTCTCCACCGCCTATGGCATTCCGTTTATTCTGCCGATATACGGCGGCCACGCCTCCCGGATCGGAACCGTCTACCTGCTGGTCAACACCTCGGTCATTACCGACAAGCTGAAGGGCTACACCCTGCCGGAGGATTCGCGTCTGCTGCTGACGCTCGGCACCAATCATTATGAGATTATCGGTGACAAAATACAGCAGATGACAACGCCCTACGAGCCAGTCGCTTATACGCAGGATGAGCCGGTCGGCCCGATGACCAAGCTGTCTGAAATCAGTCTGGAGGATAAGGAGCGGACGCTGGCCGTCTCCTACGTGGTCCGCAGCGGCGTTGAGCTGACCCAGACGATTGCCGGTAATCAGTTCGCGCCAAAAGCAAATATATGGATCCCGATTATGTTCGGTGTCTGCCTGCTTGTCCTGCTGCTCAGCGGCATCATTACCTTATATCTGACCCGGACGATCAGCCTGCCGGTAGAGAAATTGAAGAAACGGATCGACAAGATCGCCCAGGGCAACTTTTTGCTCGACCGCAACATTGAATGGAACAGCGAGCTTGGGGATGTCGGCAGGGGGATCAACCGCCTGTCCCAGGATATCATTGCCCTGATGGACAGCAGGCTGGCCGATGAGAAGCAGAAGCAGGAGCTGGAGTACCGGATGCTGCAGAACCAGATCAACCCCCATTTTCTCTACAACACGCTGAATTCGATAAAATGGATGGCTACCATCCAGAACGCTACAGGTATTGCGGAAATGACCACCTCCCTGTCCAGGCTGCTGCGCAGCATTGCCAAAGATAACCGGCGCCTGCTGCCGCTGCGCGATGAGCTGAACCTGCTGGAGGATTATTTCCTGATCCAGAAATACCGCTATGGAAGTACTGTAACGATGGTGCAGAGCATTGCGGACGAGGAGCTGCTGGGCGGGCTGATTCCGCGCTTTACCCTGCAGCCGCTGGTGGAGAACGCCATTTTTCACGGCATTGAGCCCAAGGGCAGAGGCGACATCCTGATTACGGTGGCCAAAAGCGGATTTGCCGACATTCTGATTACGGTGAAGGATAACGGGATCGGCATGGAGGAGGAGCAGATTTCGCATATCCTGTCCAAACAGGAGGAGGGCTCCAAGGGGCTGTTCGAGAATATCGGGCTGCGCAGCGTCAATGAACGGCTGCAGCTGGCGTTCGGGGAGCCGTACGGGTTGTCAATTGAGAGCAAGCCGGGTGAATATACGCAGATGAACATTCTTATTCCCTTCCAGCAGAAGGAATAGTCTGCACTACTAAAAGCAAAGCAAGGAAGTGATAATCTTGATCAAGCTGCTGATTGCCGATGATGAGGCACTTGTATGCATAGGTTTGCAATCGATGCTCAAATGGGAGCAGTACAATATAGAGATTGTCGGGATCGCCCATAACGGAGCCCAGGAGGAGGAAATGATCGACAGCCTGCGCCCCGACATTGTGATCAGCGATATCAAAATGCCGATTAAAACCGGCCTGCAGGTCGCTGATTCCGTCCGCAAAAAATACGGCCGCGTCCCCCTGTTCATTATCCTGACCAGCTACGAGGAATTCGAATATGCGCGCAGCGCCATCGAAGTGCAGGCTGCCGATTATCTGGTGAAGCTGGAGCTGACCCCCGAGACGCTGGCCGCCTCCATTCAGCGGGCGATTACCCTGCTCGGGGAATATCAGACGATCGAAAGCTACCCCAAGCTGGTACACCGCGGCAACCTGCAGGCCGAGCGTGATAAGTTCTTCGTCCGGCTGTTCAACAATCTGTTCGAGAACAAGAACCAATACCTGCTGCAAAAAGAGGACCTCGATCTCGACCTGAGCGGCTCTGCTTATGTGGTCTGCACCTGCCGGATTCTCGGCCCGGACACCGTCCCGCCGCGCGGAGATAAGCTGGTCGCCCTCTGCTCAAGCACGGTGCAGATGGCCAAGGATACGCTTACGTCCATCCGGCCCTGCCATGTAACGAGCCTCGACCTGCGCAACTTTGCCGTTACCCTGCCAGTCTGCGGAACCGATCCGCAGCTCTGGATGCCGGATACGCAGAAGCTGCTGGCCGATATGGCCTCCGTGCTGCACAACTATTTTAATGTGATGATTATCGGGGCAATCGGCTTTGCTGTAGAGGAGCCGTACCTGCTGCGGGAGAGCTACCTCGCCGCCCGCAAGGCGCTGCCGGCTGCGGTGAAGGCCCAGTCCTTCGTCTTCTACTCCGAAGGCAAGCCGCCGGAACAGGACTTTCCGCTGTTTGATTTCTCGGAGTCGCGCTCTGAAATCCGCCGGGCCTTTGAAGAGATGGACACCCAGGCGCTGTATGCGATCATCTCCCGGATGATCGAAATCTTCGACGGACGGTCCGACCTGCTCGTTCCCGCCACTGATGCGGCCTGCAACATTCTCTACATGGCGACCTCCCTTCTGGCCGACGGCGAGGAGATCGTAGAGCATATCTTCGGGCATGAGCCGGAAGGGTACCGGGCGATCTACCAGATGCATACCATTGAAGAAATTGCCGGCTGGCTGGTCTGCTTCCGCGACGGCGTCTCGGAAATGCTGTCCACCCGCAGGCAGAGCTACAAGGAGCAGATTGTCAAGAATGTTCAGGAGTATATCAAACGCAACCTCGGCTCCAAGCTTTCGCTCAATCAGGTGGCCGATGTGTTCAACTTCAGCCCTAACTACCTGAGCCACCTGTTCTCCAAAACGGCCAAGGTCAATTATGTGGAGTACATTACGGAGACTAAAATTTCAGCAGCCAAAGAGATGATGCTGCGCGGCGAAGGCCGGATCTATGAAATCTCCCAGAAGCTCGGTTATGAGAGCGCCTTCTATTTCAGCAAGGTATTCAAAAAGGTCACCGGTATGTCACCCCGGGAATATATGCAGCAGGCGGAGGCGGGCGCAGCGTCTGAGCGGGGTGCATCGGAGAGTGGGCGTGGGTGAGGTTCCGGGCGCAAACCTTCTTCAGGGATATGGTTCCTGAATGTGACTCCAGAGAATGCTTGGACTGCCGGCAGCTACCCTTCTGCAGATGCTTACGTTAACGAGCTTACCCGTATAGCTGCACTTTCTGCAACTAAAATGAGCGTAAATCAGCGTTCACACTGTATAACTGCAGTTTGTACAACTATATCAGCCCAAAACAGCTAAAACCGGCATTATCCGGTTTTTTAACTGCACAGAGTGCAGCTATACAGCAGATGCGGGGAAAAACAGGCGTTTTAGCTGCACAAACTACACTTAAAACTAAATTCGGGCCCGCTGCTTTTGCTTTAAAGTTTCACGCGCAAAAACCCTTCAGGAATACATCCCTGAAGGGTTTTTGCGGTTGTTAAGGCGCTGCCGCCGAAGCGCCTGCCTTAACTAACCGTATCGGCCAATTCGTCGATCCGGAAATCCGTGTAATGCTGCCTGGTGGCTTCCGTCGAGCAGGAGTAGGCAACGGCGTTGTGGACATCCAGCAGGGTCAGTCGGCAACTGTGCTTCGCTCCTGTGTCAATTCCGGTTAAACCGGGCTTTCTCCAGACCTCGCCTGCTTTAGCCCCCATTTTGAAGGTCGGTGTATGTCCGAATACAATGCCTTTGCCGGCGTACACCGGCGGCTGTGCTCCCCAGAACGCCTCGCGGATCTCGGTCATGTCCTGCAGCGTCTGCCCGGCAAGCGGCACATCCGGGCGGAATCCGGCGTGGACGAACAGGTAGCCGTCCGCTTCGATATACGGGGGCAGCCCCTGCAGCCATTCCCGGAGCTCCAGGCTCCCGGATGCTCCGGTTGCCCGGTCCATGAAATGCGCTGAAAGCCGCAGCTCCATATTGCCTGGCACAGCAAGTGCCCCTTCCTCCGTCAGCTTTCTGATCAGATGCAGCGTCTCCCAGCTTGGAGGATCATCGTCTATGTAATCCCCTACCAGAATCAGGCGGTCTGATGCGGGATTGTATTCAGCTGTATCAAGCAGCTGCTGCAGCCCTCCGGCATGTCCGTGGATGTCTGAAACCGCCAGCAGTCTGCCTGTATTCAGTGATGTATGGAGCACAATATCAGCGGCCTTTCCAAAGTGATCTTTAGGTTCTTATCTTGCTCTCAGGTTGCATAAATATAGGCGGCTTCGCGGGGAAGCTCAGCATGGATGATACTCCCGCCATCCCGCTGTTCTTCACTGAACAGGTATAAGCGTTCTCCTGCTGCCGACTCTGCCATCGTCCGCCACTTGGTTCCTTCAAAGGTCGAGTGAATGACGGTCGCTTCAATCCGGTTAAAATCTCCACTTTCATTAGAAGCTTCTGCTCCGGCGGGCAGTACCTTGACTGCTTCCGGCCGGAAGCGCAGCTCTGCGCGGCCTTCCGCCCGCAGGCTTCCGTCCGGCCCGCAGACGATCCCGCGCAGCAGGCCTGCCGAACCTTGCAGGGCAGCATCTCCCGGCGTGCCGGCAAAGGTTCCGCTCAGCACATTGATTGCCCCCAGCAGCGAGGCTGCCTGCCTGCTGGCAGGTTTATTGTAGCAGGCCATCGGCGTGTCCAGCTGGTCCACCGCCCCGCTGCGCATCAGCAGCAGCTTGTCGGCCATCGCGAAGGCTTCCTCCGGATCGTGAGTCACATGGAACACGCTCATTTTCAGCCTGCGGAACAGCACGGACATTTCGGTCCGCATCTCCACGCGCAGCCGCATGTCCAGATTGGAGAGCGGCTCATCCAGCAGCATCAGCCGCGGCTCTGTCACCAGGGCGCGGGCAATCGCCACCCGCTGCTGCTGGCCGCCCGACAGCTGCGGCGGCAGCCGCCGCTCAAAGCCTTCGAGCTGGAGCAGGGTCAGGGCCTCCTCTACCTTTTGTTTGATAGCTTGTGCAGACAGTGACTTCTGCTTCAGGCCGTAAGCAACATTGTCAAACACATTCATATGGGGCCACAGTGCATAGTCTTGGAACACCATATTGATGCCCCGTTTTTCGGGAGGCGTCATCCGGGAGGCAGTGGCGATCGCCTTCCCGTGCAGCAGAATCTCTCCCCCGTCCGGCTGGCTTAATCCGGCAACAAGCTGGAGCAGTGTCGACTTACCGCATCCCGAGGGACCCAGCACGCTGATAATTTCACCCTCCTGCAGCTCCAGGTTGATACCGCCGAGCGCCTGGAAACCGCCGTAGCTTTTTTGCAAATTGCGGATTTCGAGCAGCGGTGTGCCCGGGGCGTGTACAGTCTGTGGTTGTCTCATGCTCTCGCCCCTCTCTTATTAAAGATGGTTTCAATTACAACAAGGATCAGTACAATGATGCCTCCTCCGGTCACTGTAGCCGCAGATGCGTAGCCGAACCGCATATCTTCAAAGGCATCATCAATGACAATCGGCAGGGTTACAAAATTCGGCGGGAATAGAATAGAATTGACCGCCAGATCAAAGATGCAGGAGCCAAAGGCCGCAAGTGCACCCGAAACCAGCGCACCGCGGATCAGCGGGATCAGGATCGTCCGCACCCGGGTGACCAGAGAAGCCCCCTGGATCTGTGCGGCATCCAGCAGATGCCCCGGAACCTTGGCCATTGATCCGGTAATCACCCGGGTAATGACCGGGATGGCTCCGGCGATGGCCGCCAGCACCAGGATCGGCGGCTTACTGTACAGTCTGAGTCCCAGCGGCTCCAGCCACTTCTGGTTCCAGACGAAGATGTACCCGATGCCGAGCACTACGCCCGGAACCGCGAAGGAGATCAGCGTAGCAGTCTCAATGAGCTTTTTAAATTTGAACCGGGAATATGACAGCACAAACGCCGCTCCAAGGCCGATGATCAGTCCGAATACAGAGGCTGCAGCCGCAATCGCCAGTGATCTGCCGATGCCGGGGAATAGATCTGCCCCATGAAGGAACAGCTCGCTGTAATGTTCAAGCGTCAGATTGCCTCTGACCAGTCCGCCTGATTGTACCTGCAGAATGGACATGACCAGGCTTGAGCCGATCGGGATGCCGATGACAACTATGAGCAGCAGACCCACCGCGCAGCTGATCAGCCAGCTGTATTTACCGGCAGAGCCGGGGGCCGAGCGGACAGCCCGCCCTGACAGAATGTCATATCTGGCTCTGCGCAGCACATAGAACTGGACGGCAATCGCCATCGCGATCAGCAGCACCAGATACAGGGACAGCACACCCGCCATGTCGAAGCGGATCGGAGAGGTGTAAATAGCCGAATAGATGGAATATGGCAGTGTCGGAAAGCGGTAGACTACCGCTATTGCTGAAGGAAGACCAAAGTCTCCGACTGTATCCATAAAGACCAGCAATGCGCCTGAAAAAATAGACGGCAGCAGCAGCGGAACTTCCACCGTCCGCCACACGCGCCATGAACTGGCGCCGCATAGCCTTGCGGCCTGTGACAGCATATCCATTTTCCACTCCATTGCCGCCCGTACGGTCAGATAAGCCAGCGGGAACTTGCTGAAGGTCATCACCGCAACCAGTCCGGCCGGTGAGAATACTGCAGAGCTCACCCATTTCCAGCCGAACAGGGATGCGGCCAGGCCATTACCGGCCGAGAACATAATCCATCCCTGAGCCAGAATGAAGGAAGGCATGATGAACAGAATCCAGGCGGCGGCATCCAGCAGCGCAGCCCCCCGGAAAGACCAGCGGGAACGGGCCATAGCCAGCACCGTCCCCAGAATGGTTCCAAACAGCGTAGTGCCAATGCCCAGCAGCAGCGAGTTTTCGAGCGATTTTCTCCAGAGCGGGCGGTTGAATACATCAAGCAGGAGCGACAGATCGCCAAAATTCAGCTCCCCGAAAAAAATGCCCGGCAGCAGCACCTGGATGATGACCGCTGCCAGAGGAAACAGGACAAGAATGGCGAGCAGGATGCTGACGATCCAGCCCAGCCGGTTTACATTAAGCGCCTTTAGCATATTACCGGCTTACTGCACAGCCTGATCGGCAAACCATTGCTTGATCTCAGCTTCATGCCCGCTCGCCCATGCGGCCTCTGTAAAGTTAAGCTTGGCATCAGCGGCACGCTCAGCTTTCGGTTCTGCGCCTTCTGCCGACGGTTCAAAGTAAGCCTCATCCCCGGTATCAACCAGCTCCTGCTGCACTTCCGGCTCCAGCAGGAAACTCACGAACTGCTTCGCTGCGTCAGCTTTTGCCGTATCCTTCTGGATTGCAGCAACACGTACGGATGCCGGCGCTCCCTCTTCAGGCCAAACCAGCTCTACCGGCTCTCCGCCAGCCACCATGGAATACGCATTCGATTCCTGCAGCGCAGCAATATCAATCTCCCCTGCGGTCAGAGCCTGTACCACCTGCGGATTCTTCGGATACACGCGCAGCCCCTGCTCCATCAATGTATTGAAGTAGGCCTTCCCGCCGTCCATTCCCTTATCCTCAAAAAAGCTGGAAACAAACGGATACGCCGGTGCCGCAATCGCCGGATCAGCCATGCCCAGTCTGCCTTTATAGGCTGCGCGGCTCAAATCTTCCCAGGAGGCAGGAATATCTGCACCGGTGATGTTGTTTTTATTGTAGACGATGATTCCGGCTGCATGAGCCCCGGTCGGATAATACGAGCCGTCTTCGGGAATCAGCGATTCATAATTGTCTTTCAGTCCGGCCACATTATCAGGCGTCCAGCCGGTAAGCAGCTGGCCTTTGGCATCCAGCCCGTTAATGGAAGGCATTGCGTCGATCCACACGACATCCCACTGCGGATTGCCCTGCTCGGCTTCAATACGGGACATAATTTCGGCACCGTTACCAGAGACGATGTTCAGCTTGATGCCGGTCTCCTTCTCAAACATTTCACCGATGACCGCATCAAAATCATTCAGGTACACTGTCAGCGTCTGGGCACCGGCAGATGCTGCTGTTGCCGCCGGTTCAGCTGTAGCCGCCGTATTTCCGTCAGCTGCTGCAGCAGTTGTATTACTCTGGTTCTGTCCTCCGCAAGCTGTTACCGCGAGTAGTGAGAGCGCACCTGCTGCAATACCTGCTGTTCTGAGCCAATTCCGTTTCACGATTGATTAATCCCCCTTGAGCTTCTTGTTTCGCCTTAGCGTTACTTCAA contains these protein-coding regions:
- a CDS encoding sugar ABC transporter permease gives rise to the protein MQNETVLRPKKAPKRILSKGVRDHLVAYSFIAPNFIGFAIFTLVPMFFAFVLAFVKWDGANPMEFIGFDNFARLIKDTTFHKALWNTIVYTIGVVPFTMAVALALAILLNQKIIARNFMRTVFFFPYVASLVAVAAVWNFIFSPTMGPVNNILHLISGVPIEDLPRWAADKQWAMFTVILFTVWKNMGYYMVIYLAGLQGINPELYEAAELDGAGAWRRFRNVTVPQLAPTTFFVLMILVINSFKVYDIFINLFAGADNQLNDSTRVMVYQIYNTAFRSLDYGYASAMAIVLFLLVLGITIVQFRGEKKYG
- a CDS encoding ABC transporter ATP-binding protein, with product MRQPQTVHAPGTPLLEIRNLQKSYGGFQALGGINLELQEGEIISVLGPSGCGKSTLLQLVAGLSQPDGGEILLHGKAIATASRMTPPEKRGINMVFQDYALWPHMNVFDNVAYGLKQKSLSAQAIKQKVEEALTLLQLEGFERRLPPQLSGGQQQRVAIARALVTEPRLMLLDEPLSNLDMRLRVEMRTEMSVLFRRLKMSVFHVTHDPEEAFAMADKLLLMRSGAVDQLDTPMACYNKPASRQAASLLGAINVLSGTFAGTPGDAALQGSAGLLRGIVCGPDGSLRAEGRAELRFRPEAVKVLPAGAEASNESGDFNRIEATVIHSTFEGTKWRTMAESAAGERLYLFSEEQRDGGSIIHAELPREAAYIYAT
- a CDS encoding sugar ABC transporter substrate-binding protein, with protein sequence MNYKRLYGMTFTAVLSMGLLAGCSGNNNNAQNNAAATNAPAGTNASASSEPSQEPVTLKWALWDWEATAYYKPLIEAYQKEHPNVTIEYVDLGSTDYMTMLSTQLSGGADLDILTIKDIPGYSNLVKQNHLEPLKGFMSSNSIDPALYGGTVEQIEVNDEVYALPFRSDFWIVYYNKDLFDKAGVEYPSNDMTFDQYDELARKMTSGSGAEKVYGAHYHTWRSAVQLFGILDGKNTVVDGNYDFLKPTYERILKEQEDGIVMDYATLKTSSTHYSGVFYNNSVAMMNMGSWFIATQIEKVKSGESQATNWGIVKYPHPDGVEAGTTLGTITSLAVNQKSEHKEAALDFMKFVTGEDGASVIASTGTIPAIKNDEVISSITSIDGFPSDENSKAALTTVQTYLEMPMHEKSADIEVILNEAHDNIMTKNATIDEGLKDMNTRVQSLLNN
- a CDS encoding iron ABC transporter permease, translated to MLKALNVNRLGWIVSILLAILVLFPLAAVIIQVLLPGIFFGELNFGDLSLLLDVFNRPLWRKSLENSLLLGIGTTLFGTILGTVLAMARSRWSFRGAALLDAAAWILFIMPSFILAQGWIMFSAGNGLAASLFGWKWVSSAVFSPAGLVAVMTFSKFPLAYLTVRAAMEWKMDMLSQAARLCGASSWRVWRTVEVPLLLPSIFSGALLVFMDTVGDFGLPSAIAVVYRFPTLPYSIYSAIYTSPIRFDMAGVLSLYLVLLIAMAIAVQFYVLRRARYDILSGRAVRSAPGSAGKYSWLISCAVGLLLIVVIGIPIGSSLVMSILQVQSGGLVRGNLTLEHYSELFLHGADLFPGIGRSLAIAAAASVFGLIIGLGAAFVLSYSRFKFKKLIETATLISFAVPGVVLGIGYIFVWNQKWLEPLGLRLYSKPPILVLAAIAGAIPVITRVITGSMAKVPGHLLDAAQIQGASLVTRVRTILIPLIRGALVSGALAAFGSCIFDLAVNSILFPPNFVTLPIVIDDAFEDMRFGYASAATVTGGGIIVLILVVIETIFNKRGARA
- a CDS encoding sensor histidine kinase; this translates as MIVFALLIATMLSFFSYELISYYQRKTTIQATEFNLQLVSHIIEQDLLNLSVLAMTNSTNSTTNTLLADYFESPDAKARDALDVFSSMQEDFQINRSYNYVRRLIVTDNKGKFLQLDNSVSISTPLTIHNIGQITGLNNEATEEFDQVIKDPLSTAYGIPFILPIYGGHASRIGTVYLLVNTSVITDKLKGYTLPEDSRLLLTLGTNHYEIIGDKIQQMTTPYEPVAYTQDEPVGPMTKLSEISLEDKERTLAVSYVVRSGVELTQTIAGNQFAPKANIWIPIMFGVCLLVLLLSGIITLYLTRTISLPVEKLKKRIDKIAQGNFLLDRNIEWNSELGDVGRGINRLSQDIIALMDSRLADEKQKQELEYRMLQNQINPHFLYNTLNSIKWMATIQNATGIAEMTTSLSRLLRSIAKDNRRLLPLRDELNLLEDYFLIQKYRYGSTVTMVQSIADEELLGGLIPRFTLQPLVENAIFHGIEPKGRGDILITVAKSGFADILITVKDNGIGMEEEQISHILSKQEEGSKGLFENIGLRSVNERLQLAFGEPYGLSIESKPGEYTQMNILIPFQQKE
- a CDS encoding metallophosphoesterase → MLHTSLNTGRLLAVSDIHGHAGGLQQLLDTAEYNPASDRLILVGDYIDDDPPSWETLHLIRKLTEEGALAVPGNMELRLSAHFMDRATGASGSLELREWLQGLPPYIEADGYLFVHAGFRPDVPLAGQTLQDMTEIREAFWGAQPPVYAGKGIVFGHTPTFKMGAKAGEVWRKPGLTGIDTGAKHSCRLTLLDVHNAVAYSCSTEATRQHYTDFRIDELADTVS
- a CDS encoding helix-turn-helix domain-containing protein codes for the protein MIILIKLLIADDEALVCIGLQSMLKWEQYNIEIVGIAHNGAQEEEMIDSLRPDIVISDIKMPIKTGLQVADSVRKKYGRVPLFIILTSYEEFEYARSAIEVQAADYLVKLELTPETLAASIQRAITLLGEYQTIESYPKLVHRGNLQAERDKFFVRLFNNLFENKNQYLLQKEDLDLDLSGSAYVVCTCRILGPDTVPPRGDKLVALCSSTVQMAKDTLTSIRPCHVTSLDLRNFAVTLPVCGTDPQLWMPDTQKLLADMASVLHNYFNVMIIGAIGFAVEEPYLLRESYLAARKALPAAVKAQSFVFYSEGKPPEQDFPLFDFSESRSEIRRAFEEMDTQALYAIISRMIEIFDGRSDLLVPATDAACNILYMATSLLADGEEIVEHIFGHEPEGYRAIYQMHTIEEIAGWLVCFRDGVSEMLSTRRQSYKEQIVKNVQEYIKRNLGSKLSLNQVADVFNFSPNYLSHLFSKTAKVNYVEYITETKISAAKEMMLRGEGRIYEISQKLGYESAFYFSKVFKKVTGMSPREYMQQAEAGAASERGASESGRG
- a CDS encoding extracellular solute-binding protein, which codes for MKRNWLRTAGIAAGALSLLAVTACGGQNQSNTTAAAADGNTAATAEPAATAASAGAQTLTVYLNDFDAVIGEMFEKETGIKLNIVSGNGAEIMSRIEAEQGNPQWDVVWIDAMPSINGLDAKGQLLTGWTPDNVAGLKDNYESLIPEDGSYYPTGAHAAGIIVYNKNNITGADIPASWEDLSRAAYKGRLGMADPAIAAPAYPFVSSFFEDKGMDGGKAYFNTLMEQGLRVYPKNPQVVQALTAGEIDIAALQESNAYSMVAGGEPVELVWPEEGAPASVRVAAIQKDTAKADAAKQFVSFLLEPEVQQELVDTGDEAYFEPSAEGAEPKAERAADAKLNFTEAAWASGHEAEIKQWFADQAVQ